The Phoenix dactylifera cultivar Barhee BC4 chromosome 9, palm_55x_up_171113_PBpolish2nd_filt_p, whole genome shotgun sequence genome window below encodes:
- the LOC103697374 gene encoding HVA22-like protein e: MSKFWTFLSHLHSLAGPTIMLLYPLYASVRAIESPSKLDDEQWLAYWILYSFLTLMEMAAEPMLYWIPMWYQIKVVFIAWLVLPQFRGASFMYERFVREQLRKYGAKIGANGVHSTKKGEKELHRGR, from the exons ATGAGCAAGTTTTGGACTTTTCTCTCCCATCTCCACTCTCTTGCAGG GCCAACCATCATGCTCTTGTATCCCTT gtatGCATCGGTTCGAGCAATCGAGAGCCCATCGAAGCTCGATGACGAGCAATGGTTGGCCTATTGGATATTGTACTCCTTCCTAACTCTCATGGAGATGGCGGCTGAGCCCATGTTATATTG GATTCCTATGTGGTATCAAATAAAGGTGGTCTTTATAGCATGGCTGGTACTACCACAGTTCAGGGGTGCCTCATTCATGTATGAAAGGTTTGTTAGAGAGCAACTCAGGAAGTATGGGGCCAAAATAGGTGCAAATGGGGTCCACTCCACTAAGAAG GGAGAGAAGGAGTTGCACCGAGGAAGATAG